One stretch of Nicotiana tabacum cultivar K326 chromosome 18, ASM71507v2, whole genome shotgun sequence DNA includes these proteins:
- the LOC107819322 gene encoding uncharacterized protein LOC107819322 — translation MEILIKKVHLLVFFLSLNFYMSQEAQAAKNYCGNIRIEEPFVSQNSTNSSFLKNMVFCRSEILYYRTSVGLFQVSSIDYKNKVLTVSHSSCSTSSHYVSAKDLSFGFPPPPKPNSLLLFNCLNPKGNTSIFRNCPYLKNEKGISLKLCKEGLKQGSFSCLMVDDVQDLGNEFHPKDLNCSHYRRVYKSNSQDGNSEKLELGTRISWDIEHVPNPCDECRKPYGNCGVGLRCLCYVTQCKVEVSAGLIPKPSGIVLFSLLCLIVVMDLLEGV, via the exons ATGGAAATCTTGATCAAGAAAGTTCATCTTTtagtctttttcctttctttaaacttttacATGTCTCAAGAAGCACAAGCAGCAAAAAACTACTGTGGTAATATAAGAATTGAAGAGCCATTTGTTTCTCAAAACTCAACAAATTCATCTTTCTTGAAAAACATGGTCTTTTGTAGATCAGAGATTTTATACTATAGAACTTCTGTTGGTCTTTTCCAAGTTTCATCAATTGATTACAAAAATAAAGTACTTACTGTTTCTCATAGTTCTTGTTCTACTTCATCTCATTATGTATCTGCTAAAGATTTATCTTTTGGATTTCCTCCTCCACCTAAGCCTAACTCATTACTCTTATTCAACTGCTTAAATCCTAAGGGAAATACATCAATTTTTCGAAATTGTCCTTActtgaaaaatgagaaaggaatttCTTTGAAGTTGTGTAAAGAAGGTCTAAAACAAGGGTCTTTTTCTTGTTTGATGGTTGATGATGTTCAAGATTTGGGAAATGAGTTTCATCCTAAGGATTTGAACTGTTCACATTATAGAAGAGTTTATAAAAGCAATTCTCAAGATGGGAATAGTGAGAAACTTGAGTTAGGGACAAGGATATCTTGGGATATTGAACATGTACCAAATCCTTGTGATGAGTGTAGAAAACCTTATGGTAATTGTGGAGTTGGATTGAGATGCCTTTGCTATGTAACTCAATGTA AGGTAGAGGTTTCTGCTGGTCTAATTCCAAAACCTAGTGGTATTGTGCTCTTCTCTTTGCTTTGCTTAATTGTTGTGATGGATCTTCTTGAAGGGGTTTGA
- the LOC142172672 gene encoding uncharacterized protein LOC142172672 — protein sequence MGYYLVDNIYPKWSTLVQTIREPRLAKKNYFAMKQESCQKDVERAFGVLQQRFVIVAGPSRFWQKEVLHDIMTTCIILHNMIIENERDLNAPIQDDLEGPPPTIEMAEDENQRFQEFLARHGRIKDKDTHFALRMH from the coding sequence ATGGGCTATTATTTAGTTGACAATATATATCCAAAATGGTCAACCCTTGTGCAAACTATTCGTGAGCCACGTTTggcaaagaaaaattattttgcgATGAAACAAGAATCATGTCAAAAAGATGTTGAACGTGCATTCGGAGTTTTGCAACAACGTTTTGTAATTGTTGCAGGACCCTCACGTTTTTGGCAAAAAGAAGTGCTACATGATATAATGACTACATGTATTATATTGCACAACATGATAATCGAGAATGAGCGTGATCTTAATGCACCAATTCAAGATGATTTGGAAGGTCCACCTCCAACAATAGAAATGGCAGAAGATGAAAATCAACGATTTCAAGAATTTTTAGCTCGACATGGAAGAATTAAGGACAAAGATACTCATTTTGCACTTCGTatgcattaa